A window of Vigna unguiculata cultivar IT97K-499-35 chromosome 4, ASM411807v1, whole genome shotgun sequence contains these coding sequences:
- the LOC114180546 gene encoding uncharacterized protein LOC114180546 produces the protein MVRGSFKLQVELNPKFIRCSALTISSDFLNLIKERQATDDSLQKVKELLRSDQANEFALGDNGVLRFRGRICVSDDAEAMVEHQRPSGMLQPLVISVWKWDSIAMDFGIHLPRTVRGHDVIWVVVDRLTKSAHFLEVNLKMSMANLAQLYIKEIVLADTAGCFGKQVEDEFCCLSSSNRWAIREGDLVLGELVEDVSIGIARYETLYGRRCKTPLCWYQDGESVLVGLKLLQQTTEKVQLVRDRVTRTTCLGRAIRAKKLSPKFLGPYEILRRIGLVAYEIALPPQLANLCPVFHVSQLRKYVFDPSHVLEAEDMQVREDLSGEVQPVAIVDCQVREQKGRATSLVKVSWDRRTGDSTWELEEDMRKSYPHLFCSLFEFLELWYPLVSYLVALASI, from the exons ATGGTAAGAG GATCCTTCAAGCTTCAAGTTGAGTTGAATCCAAAGTTCATTAGATGTAGCGCAttaactatatctagtgacttcctgAACTTGATTAAGGAGAGGCAAGCAACGGATGATAGTTTACAGAAGGTGAAAGAGCTGCTTAGATCAGATCAGGCTAATGAGTTTGCCTTGGGTGATAATGGCGTGTTGAGATTCAGAGGCCGAATTTGTGTGTCTGATGATGCTGAG GCGAtggtggagcatcagagacctAGTGGGATGCTCCAACCATTGGTTATTTCggtgtggaagtgggatagcatagCTATGGATTTTGGTATCCATTTGCCACGAACCGTGAGAGGTCATGATGTTATATGGGTTGTGGTAGACAGGTTAACCAAGAGTGCCCATTTCTTGGAAGTGAATCTCAAGATGTCTATGGCCAACTTGGCTCAACTCTACATCAAGGAGATA GTTCTGGCAGACACTGCAGGATGCTTTGGGAAGCaggttgaggatgagttctgctgCTTATCATCCTCAAATAGATGGGCAATCAGAGAGGGTGATTTAGTCCTTGGAGAACTTGTTGAGGAC GTGAGTATCGGGATTGCGCGTTATGAGACTTTGTACGGGAGGAGGTGTAAGACTCCCTTGTGTTGGTATCAGGACGGTGAATCAGTTTTGGTTGGACTTAAGCTGTTGCAACAAACCACGGAGAAGGTGCAGTTGGTGAGAGATAG ggtgacccgaaccacttgTTTGGGAAGGGCTATCCGCGCAAAGAAGCTTTCTCCTAAATTCTTGGGTCCATATGAGATCTTGAGGAGGATAGGACTtgtggcttatgagattgcaTTGCCACCCCAGTTGGCTAATCTCTGCCCAGTTTTCCATGTTTCCCAACTACGAAAGTATGTGTTTGACCCATCACATGTGTTAGAGGCTGAAGATATGCAAGTCAGGGAGGATCTTAGTGGGGAGGTACAACCAGTGGCTATAGTAGATTGTCAAGTTAGGGAACAGAAGGGGAGAGCCACTAGTCTTGTTAAGGTCAGTTGGGAccggaggacaggtgactctacttgggagctagaggaggacatgaggaaGTCATATCCACATCTTTTCTG CTCGCTGTTTGAATTCTTAGAGCTGTGGTACCCCTTGGTTTCGTACCTGGTGGCGTTGGCTAGCATCTAa